TGCAGTGTACAGAAGATCAGTCCTTTCCTAAATTTTGCAATCCAAATTGTTTTCAGTGGGTTAAGAAGACATGAAAGGAGAGTCTTTGGGGAGTGAAGAAGAAGCCCACAGAGTCCACACTCCTGAAAAAGTAGAGAAGGTCCAAaatcccacccctacccccatcctccacccccgACTCCTGGGTGGCATCCCACAACAGGATATGTCAGAGGCTCTGTGTGTCAAAAGAGACTGGAGGCATCTCTCAAACAAAAGATTGCTATTGATCACATTCTGCCTTATAAGGAAGGCATTCCTGCCCTAAAAGTCCCCGGGGAAAGATACTGGcccccttcctttccccatgATGTCCCAGGCTACAGATGCTTGCCTGGTGAATAAACCAAAATACTGTGCCATCCTATGCCTCAAAGCTGCTTTATTGCCCTGCCATTTTTAATTCATGGAGAACACTAGAAAAGTTTtacaaggggaaattacccaattttgtAACTTGAGTATTTAGTAGAGGACATtgatggaaaagaggaaagataGAAATCCACTGTGGCCTAAgtgacattccaacacatgtaaTCCATATAGCCAACTACCCTAGGAAATGGTCCCCATTTGGGTTTTAATTCCATTGGATACTGGTTTGGGGCAGCTCCCTGTGGAGTTCCCCCAGCCAGAAGTGACCAGGGATGTGGAAGGAATCACATTAGAtgaatcaggaggaaacctcacatgggAGTTTTAAAATTGGCAGCCGtccctggtgacttaggtggctgtcccatgCCCAACACAGCTTTGTTTAaggacaggaataaagagagggcatCAAGTTTCTAGGTCTTATTACCATCCCGGCCACGGGACTAACTTGCAGACAAAAGAGAGGCTTTCTCCTCCCCATAGAGTAGCCAGGGGCTAAAGGTTTACtgcctgagcaattgacatgaAAATTTTCCAGTAAAGCCAGAGAGCCCCTGAAGGGaagtaaaggaagggaagagaaggttTTCACCAAGTTTGCACTCAAGCTCAGATCCAGATGAGCAGATTCAAACCCCCAAGTCTGGATGCCAGATGATGGgattttggaatataggtgaggtttggtggggtgaggtccagagccaatggccaagaaagaattcttgagatgtctttggtgcaaaatgatggttttattaaagcatggggacagaaaTTGTGCACAGAAAAAGTTGCTGCACCAGGGTTGTGAGGGATcgctgattatatacttgggagttgggggaggtaaggaaaagggagatttcaaaaaggattttgaaatgttaaagaagactcaaaGGATACCAGAGGCCCTGATATTGTCAAGTAAAGTTTTTCCCTCTaacaaggcattaacattaaggaGATATTGGGTGCTTCCTGGAAGAATATCACTCATATCCCACCAGGAGTGGGGAGGTAGGGAgtttgcagggtgtcagcttgtgctttgtccttaactagccttctgctccctcagcAATGACACAAGCCaagagcagaggcttaacagcttaacccactgagacagtCACATGCACCTCAGCCAAACTTATTCCCTGTCCTTCAGTGTCTAAATCCACTAACTGTTCCAAAACAGCattatttctgtaatatttcaGTATTTAGGTAAGACAAGAATGTTTTTAGTTCcccaatgctttttttttccttgatctaTGCTTTATCACTATGCATTCCAATAGATCATGGGAGAAGTGACTCCAAGGCTACAGTGGATCATTATCCCTACTAGTACTTATATTTAAAACGTtatctgggggcacctaggtggctcagtcattgagcttctgccttcagcttgggtcatgatcccagggttctgggatcaagccccgcatcaggttccctgcttggcaggaagcctgcttctcccactcccactccccctgcttgtgttctctctctcactgtgtgtgtctctctctatcagataaataaataaataaatcttttaaaaaataaaacattatctgATGAAATAGGGAAACCAATAGTAGAGATGCATGATACATCAGTTCTCAGGGTTAAAACCTGTGTGTGAAGTACTATCAAGCAAACATAGACCATGGCTTCTAGGGAAATACGTAAAAGCCTTGAACAGAGTTTGAAGGGATGATGAACTTTCCTCCTCCAAAGTCCAAAAGACACAGGGGTGAGGGAAGTGGCAGAAGCCTTGGGTTGCTGAATAACCTCAAAGGGCACCTGGGCCCAAATAGTTCTCCTGAGAATGCTGGTAAATGCAATCATGATGGCCCCAGGCTGACAATTTGTGAAAGGGatcccaaacacacacatcaaGGTCATTACAATGCAACAGAAAGTGATTTTATTGCTGAGAACACAATGCAACAAAGCTTGGCAGAAGTTCCAAGATTAAAAATAGGGGGCCCTCTTCCCTATTCCCTTCCTTCAAAACACACAGAGCTCCAAAGTGGAAAAGAATcctgtttatttttgtctcaATTCTGGTCTTGAATCTTGGTCCTCTAATTCTCCCAgtccccttcttctttcttctatggGAACCATGGAAatcaacaaaggaaaagaaaagcagaagagaccATAAAAGAACAAGTaccaagggagagaggaagtaaTGGGAACCTTGGAAaccctggcatttttttttaagatgtttatttatttatgggaccatgacctgaaccaaaggcagatgcccaaggactgagccacccaagtacccctggAAATCTCAGTCTTAATCTAAGTGCACAGGAACTAGAGGATAGGGAGGGTCGCCCAGCTGAGGGGGGTTACAGGCAACAGTGTAGAACTGGTTCTGGGGAGTAGTACTATAGCGGCAGTTGGGATATGTCCCTCCAGTGTGACTGCAGTAAGTCATGCCAATACGATTTGCACTCTGGTGGCAGTTATTCTGGCCATTCTTGCAGGTCCTGTTGGGCAAAAGACAGGTAGCAGCCACGTTCTGGAAGGTGTCATGCAGAAAGGTGTTTTGAGGCTTACAGCGCTGATTATAATTATTGACACGACGCATTGCCATGTTGCATTGGACAGGACCTGTACTTATATGCTGAATGGCAAACCATTGAGCCCTGGTTGGGGGTTGAGCCCAAGCACCAAGTGGATGCACTGGCCCCCATGATCCCAGCAGCaacaggaggagaggaaagggtcCCAGAAGATCCAGCATCATCTCTTCTGtgtaggaagagggaaaaaagtgagagaatGATAATAGTAGAGGTCATAAGAGCAAAATGATCATTTATAACCATGCCTTTTAAGATTTCATTGGTCCCTTTCTTGTTGTTTAAACCATCTTCTTTCTGATGTGAGTCTTAACAATTCTAAGAAGGACCTGAAGCCCAGGGAGGAGGAATGTGAGTTAAGATGACCTTTTCTCTGACTGGCAAATCCCATTCTTCTCTTTGTCCTGGGCTTATGCAAAGAGAAACTTGTttattccctcctccctcctggaaTATATCTCCTCCATCTATGTGACCTGGACCTTCTGGCCATTGTCACGGCTCtactctccccagcccccaggcttcTTCTCTTACCTGGTCTCTTTGTTGGGGctctggctgaggacagaggccGTGATTATTCCCAGGCCCAGAGACTTTTGTCTGCTGTTCCTCTGCCAGGTATGCAAGCGTGGAAGGGTTCTGAGCcctaggaaagaggaaagggaaacctAGGGCTTGGAAGATGCCCTTCTTGTGCACAGAGCGGATGAGACCCACACCCTCCAACTCACTGTTTAAAGCCAGTATCCCTTCAGATGCAGGAAGACCAAGCCTCCTTAAAGGAACAAAGGAGAAGTGATAACTTCCTCAAAGAAGTTTTGAGGAAGTACTGACTTCCTGATATGGGTGGAGAGCTTCCTTCCTGATCTTAAGCTTTAGTGTTTTGAagctttatggtttcagttctttaAGAGAAAACACACCATGAAAATTTGATACGGTGATTGCCATTTATCTGTTAATGATTTGAGTTCCAACAACaaatttgaatgaattaatttaCATGCAATTTTACTGGGCCAGATACTGGGCTACTCAGATTCAGAAGCTCATGACCCAATGAAAGAGATTATCagataaatagacaaatacaTTGTATACAATAACTATAAATAGCTCTTTCAGCTGTGGTGGAGGAGATGCTAAGGGGCTATGAGGACCTGGTAGAGATAAGGCCACAACACTGAACTGAGTTTTGAGGATTAATTAGAAGTTAGGTGAAGAGAATGGTAAGGGCATCTCAAAGAGGgagctgatgagggagcagaaggcttgCTAAGGACAGAGCTGGGCTGACAACCTGCAACTTTGAATAAGATCAATATGGAGAACACTGCAAAACTCTGATGAAGGaagtttaagaaaatgtaaagaagtttaagaaaatgtaaaaaaatgaggAACTAGTCCTTGTCCATGCTGAAGGAAAGCAGACTATGTCATTCCAAACTATGGTTCTTcgacataaaaattattttgcactGAAGACAGTTAAGAATCAGTAAATGCAGAAAAGTTTGTCCCTTTTTTGCCTAAAGgcaggaaataatttttttttttttcctggagacaAACTCTTACCAGTCAGAGGTGGTACCACAGGAATCTGCAAACAAACCTTGTTAAAtgagttcttttctttctagttacTTCTTCACCATTTACTACCCATAGACCAAACCCCTTTATCTTGTGAATTCTTCACAAATGTACGTGTTCTTTGTCTAAAAGGCACAAATGCTTCCTACTCTGGCACTTCTTCAGGTCTTCATTCTCTTGTGAAGAGAATGAACATgtaaaaatttatcaaatttgtatgcttttctcctaTTCATTTCTGTCAGTTCAATTTTCAGACCCAGccagaaaccataagagacctaGGAAAACAGTTTCCTCTCTTATAGTGATATGCATTATCAAAACCCCTAGAACTATATAATGCAAAGAATTGATCCTAATTAAATTGTGGACTTTAGTTAATCATAatcaatattggctcatcaaTTATAGGAAAAGGATCACACTAAAGCAAGAAGTTATCAACAGGAAAACTGTAGGCTGCGTGGataggagagaggggaaaggagaaacatATGAGAATTTTCTATGCTTTCTCCCCAAATTTTCTGCAAACCTAAAACCGTTCTGAAGAATTAAGCttacttaattaaaacaaaacaaactgtcTCTGCCTAGTCCTCATCCACCCTTTTCTAcagccacacacaccccacttccCTCTGCAGTCCCACAACTTGACAGCACCCTGAGCCTACTAGAAGAGGAAAACAGTATCAGATTACCCCTGTGCCTGGTCAGGAGTTCCCAACCCTGACCCCTCTCATCAGAAGCGCCTAAGACTTTTAAGAAAGCCtaaattcagggcgcctgggtggctcaggaggttaagcctctgccttcagctcaagtcatgatctggggtcctgggattgagccccaaatctggagctctgctcagcagggagcctgcttccctctctctgcctacttgtgatctctctctgtgtgtcaaagaaataaaaatttaaaaatctttaaaaaaagaaagaaagaaaagaaagactagaTTCCAGGTCTCCTGAAACAGACTCTTTGCATGTCTGTGTTTGATGAGCTCCACAGTGAATCTCATACCCATTCCTAGTGGAGAACCATTTTTCTTAGCTGACACTGATTTTTCACCCAGTGCTCAAGTTCTCAAGACTGGCCTTCTGCCTGATTCCTAAAACAAAGCTTCCACTTGTCTTAATTCAGGCAGGTGAATGACTGTCTTGCTACCCCAAGTAAAGTGCAAGACAGATTGCAGAGGACACAACTGGGAGAGTCTACCTCTCCTCCCTATCTCTCTTTATCGCCACACTTACaagtgtaggggaggaaaaatatcCATTCCTTCTACCCTT
This Mustela nigripes isolate SB6536 chromosome 13, MUSNIG.SB6536, whole genome shotgun sequence DNA region includes the following protein-coding sequences:
- the LOC131999586 gene encoding ribonuclease K3-like; the encoded protein is MMLDLLGPFPLLLLLLGSWGPVHPLGAWAQPPTRAQWFAIQHISTGPVQCNMAMRRVNNYNQRCKPQNTFLHDTFQNVAATCLLPNRTCKNGQNNCHQSANRIGMTYCSHTGGTYPNCRYSTTPQNQFYTVACNPPQLGDPPYPLVPVHLD